Proteins encoded in a region of the Phoenix dactylifera cultivar Barhee BC4 chromosome 3, palm_55x_up_171113_PBpolish2nd_filt_p, whole genome shotgun sequence genome:
- the LOC103703499 gene encoding receptor-like cytoplasmic kinase 176 isoform X1, whose translation MGNCWGARVKAESPSHNGFASDIMFGCLGMNSKCSSGDGKGSGSSSRVSAASVPPTPRSEGEILQSSNVKSFTFNELRNATRNFRPDSVLGEGGFGSVFKGWIDEHTFAATKPGTGIVIAVKKLNQEGFQGHREWLAEVNYLGQLSHPNLVKLIGYCLEDEQRLLVYEFMPRGSLENHLFRRGSHFQPLSWNLRMKLALGAAKGLAFLHSDKAKVIYRDFKTSNVLLDSKYNAKLSDFGLAKDGPTGDKSHVSTRVMGTYGYAAPEYLATGHLTPKSDVYSFGVVLLEMLSGRRAVDKNRPPGEHNLVEWARPYLSNKRKIFRILDTRLGGQYPLGGAQKAAAIAVRCLSAEAKYRPNMDEVVSALELLQDAKDTGRNAQTERKASSQIVGSNVQRRDRRGSEAAGSRKGAYPRPSASPLYA comes from the exons ATGGGGAATTGCTGGGGCGCTCGGGTCAAGGCGGAGAGCCCCTCCCACAACGGCTTTGCTTCAG ATATCATGTTTGGATGCCTAGGCATGAACTCTAAATGCAGTAGTGGAGATGGAAAGGGAAGTGGTTCTAGCAGCCGGGTTTCCGCAGCATCTGTTCCTCCAACCCCTCGTAGTGAGGGTGAGATCTTGCAGTCATCAAATGTGAAGAGCTTTACGTTCAACGAACTGAGAAATGCCACCAGGAATTTCCGACCAGACAGTGTGCTTGGAGAGGGAGGATTTGGTTCAGTCTTTAAGGGATGGATTGACGAGCACACTTTTGCAGCGACCAAGCCTGGGACTGGAATTGTTATTGCTGTGAAGAAGCTTAACCAGGAAGGCTTTCAGGGTCACAGAGAATGGTTG GCAGAAGTTAACTACTTGGGCCAGTTGTCTCATCCTAATCTTGTAAAGCTTATAGGGTACTGCTTAGAGGATGAGCAACGACTTCTTGTCTATGAGTTTATGCCTCGGGGGAGCTTGGAAAATCATCTTTTTAGGA GGGGTTCACACTTTCAACCTCTCTCTTGGAACCTCCGGATGAAGCTTGCCCTTGGAGCTGCAAAAGGGCTTGCTTTTCTCCACAGTGACAAGGCAAAAGTTATTTATCGCGATTTTAAAACATCTAATGTCCTTCTTGATTCG AAATACAATGCAAAGCTTTCTGATTTTGGATTGGCAAAAGATGGTCCAACTGGTGATAAAAGTCATGTTTCTACCAGGGTCATGGGAACGTATGGATATGCTGCTCCTGAATATCTTGCGACAG GTCATTTGACTCCCAAGAGCGATGTGTATAGCTTTGGGGTCGTTCTTCTAGAAATGTTATCTGGACGGAGGGCTGTGGACAAGAACCGCCCGCCCGGGGAGCACAATCTGGTGGAGTGGGCAAGGCCTTATCTCTCAAACAAGAGAAAGATCTTCCGCATCTTGGACACCCGGCTGGGAGGGCAGTACCCGCTGGGAGGAGCCCAGAAGGCTGCTGCTATTGCAGTTCGGTGCTTATCCGCAGAAGCTAAGTACAGGCCAAACATGGATGAAGTGGTATCAGCATTAGAACTGCTCCAGGACGCCAAAGACACTGGGAGAAATGCTCAGACTGAACGGAAAGCGAGCAGCCAAATCGTTGGCAGCAACGTTCAGAGGCGTGACCGAAGAGGCTCGGAAGCAGCTGGTAGCAGAAAGGGTGCTTATCCCAGGCCCTCAGCTTCCCCTCTTTATGCTTAG
- the LOC103703499 gene encoding receptor-like cytoplasmic kinase 176 isoform X2, whose amino-acid sequence MGNCWGARVKAESPSHNGFASGMNSKCSSGDGKGSGSSSRVSAASVPPTPRSEGEILQSSNVKSFTFNELRNATRNFRPDSVLGEGGFGSVFKGWIDEHTFAATKPGTGIVIAVKKLNQEGFQGHREWLAEVNYLGQLSHPNLVKLIGYCLEDEQRLLVYEFMPRGSLENHLFRRGSHFQPLSWNLRMKLALGAAKGLAFLHSDKAKVIYRDFKTSNVLLDSKYNAKLSDFGLAKDGPTGDKSHVSTRVMGTYGYAAPEYLATGHLTPKSDVYSFGVVLLEMLSGRRAVDKNRPPGEHNLVEWARPYLSNKRKIFRILDTRLGGQYPLGGAQKAAAIAVRCLSAEAKYRPNMDEVVSALELLQDAKDTGRNAQTERKASSQIVGSNVQRRDRRGSEAAGSRKGAYPRPSASPLYA is encoded by the exons ATGGGGAATTGCTGGGGCGCTCGGGTCAAGGCGGAGAGCCCCTCCCACAACGGCTTTGCTTCAG GCATGAACTCTAAATGCAGTAGTGGAGATGGAAAGGGAAGTGGTTCTAGCAGCCGGGTTTCCGCAGCATCTGTTCCTCCAACCCCTCGTAGTGAGGGTGAGATCTTGCAGTCATCAAATGTGAAGAGCTTTACGTTCAACGAACTGAGAAATGCCACCAGGAATTTCCGACCAGACAGTGTGCTTGGAGAGGGAGGATTTGGTTCAGTCTTTAAGGGATGGATTGACGAGCACACTTTTGCAGCGACCAAGCCTGGGACTGGAATTGTTATTGCTGTGAAGAAGCTTAACCAGGAAGGCTTTCAGGGTCACAGAGAATGGTTG GCAGAAGTTAACTACTTGGGCCAGTTGTCTCATCCTAATCTTGTAAAGCTTATAGGGTACTGCTTAGAGGATGAGCAACGACTTCTTGTCTATGAGTTTATGCCTCGGGGGAGCTTGGAAAATCATCTTTTTAGGA GGGGTTCACACTTTCAACCTCTCTCTTGGAACCTCCGGATGAAGCTTGCCCTTGGAGCTGCAAAAGGGCTTGCTTTTCTCCACAGTGACAAGGCAAAAGTTATTTATCGCGATTTTAAAACATCTAATGTCCTTCTTGATTCG AAATACAATGCAAAGCTTTCTGATTTTGGATTGGCAAAAGATGGTCCAACTGGTGATAAAAGTCATGTTTCTACCAGGGTCATGGGAACGTATGGATATGCTGCTCCTGAATATCTTGCGACAG GTCATTTGACTCCCAAGAGCGATGTGTATAGCTTTGGGGTCGTTCTTCTAGAAATGTTATCTGGACGGAGGGCTGTGGACAAGAACCGCCCGCCCGGGGAGCACAATCTGGTGGAGTGGGCAAGGCCTTATCTCTCAAACAAGAGAAAGATCTTCCGCATCTTGGACACCCGGCTGGGAGGGCAGTACCCGCTGGGAGGAGCCCAGAAGGCTGCTGCTATTGCAGTTCGGTGCTTATCCGCAGAAGCTAAGTACAGGCCAAACATGGATGAAGTGGTATCAGCATTAGAACTGCTCCAGGACGCCAAAGACACTGGGAGAAATGCTCAGACTGAACGGAAAGCGAGCAGCCAAATCGTTGGCAGCAACGTTCAGAGGCGTGACCGAAGAGGCTCGGAAGCAGCTGGTAGCAGAAAGGGTGCTTATCCCAGGCCCTCAGCTTCCCCTCTTTATGCTTAG